In a genomic window of Methanogenium sp. S4BF:
- a CDS encoding 2-phospho-L-lactate transferase CofD family protein has product MITFISGGSESARLIAGFRSFMDDSEITVIATPAYAQESPCGCSIPDLDTLIFLFAGILNTRTWHGIQGDTCTTHRALRRLGTEESRAVGDQERALHIYRAQRLKEERLTDATNSITHAHGIMAQILPTTDDIGEWSVTTPSGRISLARYRTTYDDDTHACAVHAPSGTTPHASMESIEAIRNSDIVIIGPGRPVTGIMPVLMCAGIPETLGNVPVISFVPFTGERSRTRGAKTYAPESRAECPVYDQFTDLYLMDTRDPLPFDNALHVDTRMDSRTRRESLAWDIMALAEGLKKESNR; this is encoded by the coding sequence ATGATCACCTTCATCTCAGGCGGAAGCGAATCAGCCCGCCTCATCGCAGGGTTTCGTTCATTCATGGATGATTCAGAAATTACGGTCATTGCAACACCCGCATATGCACAAGAGTCGCCATGCGGGTGTTCCATTCCCGATCTTGACACCCTGATATTTCTCTTTGCAGGCATCCTTAACACCAGAACATGGCATGGCATTCAGGGCGATACCTGCACAACACACCGTGCCCTCAGACGACTCGGCACAGAAGAATCACGAGCCGTGGGAGACCAGGAGCGTGCCCTGCATATTTACCGCGCGCAGAGGCTGAAAGAAGAACGCCTGACAGATGCGACAAACTCCATCACCCACGCTCATGGTATTATGGCACAGATACTGCCCACCACCGATGATATAGGGGAGTGGTCTGTCACCACCCCGTCCGGGCGGATTTCGCTTGCCCGGTACAGGACCACATATGATGACGACACGCATGCATGTGCTGTCCATGCTCCGTCAGGCACGACACCTCACGCATCCATGGAATCCATTGAAGCAATCCGAAACAGTGACATCGTGATCATCGGTCCCGGAAGGCCGGTCACAGGCATCATGCCAGTACTGATGTGTGCAGGAATACCGGAAACACTCGGGAACGTTCCCGTAATCTCCTTTGTCCCGTTTACCGGTGAACGAAGTAGGACACGTGGGGCAAAGACATACGCTCCGGAAAGCAGGGCTGAATGCCCGGTTTACGATCAGTTCACCGATTTGTATCTGATGGATACCCGTGACCCCCTGCCCTTTGATAATGCCCTCCACGTTGACACACGGATGGATTCACGCACCAGGCGTGAATCACTTGCATGGGACATCATGGCCCTCGCAGAAGGGTTGAAAAAAGAGAGTAACCGGTAA
- the cofD gene encoding 2-phospho-L-lactate transferase has product MITFLSGGTGTPKLMRGYRTLIADHEMTVIVNTAEDMWFSGSHLSPDIDTVMYLFAGLLDTDRWWGIQDDTTITSEFLERIGCPEPVTLGDRDRAVNIARAEMLRSGITLTEATQHLSSRLQCDATILPMCDTEVTTCIQSDGTEMHFQEYWVGHRGAVTIDAVIRRCSETPIATEQVLKAIRDADAVIIGPSNPVTSISPILECEGVKEALKDQFVIVISPFIGDIPVSGPAAELMMAWDMAPNGQSTYDLYREFTDVFVQDIRDPKPIEGAIRLDTLMTDKEAALALAENIQQIIDTQKDHRDS; this is encoded by the coding sequence ATGATAACTTTCCTCTCCGGCGGGACAGGCACCCCCAAACTGATGCGGGGATACCGGACGCTCATTGCAGACCATGAGATGACAGTCATTGTAAACACAGCAGAGGACATGTGGTTCTCCGGCAGTCACCTTTCACCAGACATTGACACAGTGATGTACCTCTTTGCAGGACTCCTTGACACAGACAGATGGTGGGGTATCCAAGATGACACCACCATCACCAGTGAATTTCTTGAGAGAATCGGGTGTCCCGAACCGGTTACCCTCGGGGACAGGGACCGTGCGGTCAACATTGCACGGGCAGAGATGCTCCGCTCAGGGATTACACTCACAGAGGCGACACAGCATCTCTCATCCCGTCTCCAGTGTGATGCGACCATTCTCCCCATGTGCGACACTGAAGTTACAACCTGCATCCAGAGCGATGGTACGGAGATGCACTTCCAGGAATACTGGGTCGGACACAGGGGAGCAGTGACAATAGACGCAGTCATACGGAGATGCAGTGAAACACCCATAGCAACAGAACAGGTCTTAAAGGCAATCCGTGATGCCGATGCAGTTATTATCGGACCGTCAAACCCCGTCACCAGCATCTCACCGATTCTTGAATGTGAAGGAGTGAAAGAAGCACTCAAGGATCAGTTTGTGATAGTAATTAGTCCGTTTATTGGTGACATACCGGTGAGCGGGCCAGCTGCAGAACTGATGATGGCATGGGACATGGCACCAAACGGGCAGTCAACCTATGATCTCTACCGGGAGTTCACCGACGTATTTGTTCAGGACATCCGGGACCCAAAACCGATAGAGGGGGCCATCCGTCTGGATACCCTCATGACGGACAAGGAAGCCGCACTGGCACTGGCAGAAAACATTCAGCAAATCATTGACACACAAAAAGACCACAGGGATTCATGA
- a CDS encoding HD domain-containing protein translates to MKTIKDPVHGHVRVSDELLPLLDAPHVQRLRYIRQLGFSHLVYPGANHSRFEHSVGTMHLAGAMGRELEFDADECLLTEAAGLLHDIGHGPFSHATEPLLTEFCGRGHDDIAPLLIEDLAPVLSGAGVDPEEVAAMVNGTHRYAGIIHGDLDVDRMDYLMRDAHYTGVPYGTVDPDRLIHSSAISDESGLYLRENGINSAESLLLARTLMRPSVYFHHVSRIAESMILIASLSHASAPGGDAYDELMRMNDFSFIAALLSSPSEAAVSLTQRVLDRRLYKRALYVGQDQVNAEEYRQGITVIRSRVIAEEIAAEAGVDEMSVLVDIPAFPSEMRMGVLVRNHYDLTSLEELSPLLTALNKARRSQWRLGIYTIPGQQNAVADAAGRVLSIKKPTKQDRLIL, encoded by the coding sequence ATGAAGACAATAAAAGACCCTGTACATGGCCATGTCCGTGTATCCGACGAGCTCCTTCCTCTTCTTGATGCTCCCCATGTGCAGCGCCTCCGGTATATCCGCCAACTTGGTTTTTCGCATCTGGTATACCCTGGTGCAAACCATTCACGGTTTGAACACTCTGTCGGGACAATGCATCTGGCAGGAGCTATGGGCCGCGAACTTGAATTTGACGCCGATGAATGCCTTCTCACCGAGGCGGCCGGTCTTCTTCATGATATTGGGCACGGACCGTTTTCACATGCAACAGAACCGTTGCTCACTGAATTCTGTGGAAGAGGGCACGATGATATCGCACCTCTGCTGATTGAGGATCTGGCTCCCGTTCTTTCCGGGGCCGGAGTTGACCCGGAGGAGGTTGCGGCGATGGTAAACGGCACCCATCGGTATGCAGGAATCATCCATGGAGATCTTGATGTTGACCGGATGGACTATCTGATGCGCGATGCGCATTACACAGGTGTCCCGTATGGCACGGTGGATCCTGACCGGCTGATTCACAGCAGTGCGATAAGTGACGAATCCGGCTTGTACCTTAGGGAAAACGGTATAAACTCTGCAGAATCTCTGCTTCTTGCGCGAACACTGATGCGTCCCTCTGTCTATTTTCATCATGTGTCACGGATTGCAGAATCGATGATCCTCATTGCAAGTCTCTCGCATGCCTCCGCACCGGGAGGGGATGCCTACGATGAACTGATGCGGATGAATGATTTCTCGTTTATCGCTGCACTACTCTCATCGCCTTCAGAAGCGGCTGTCAGCCTGACACAGCGCGTTCTTGACCGCCGGCTCTATAAACGTGCTCTCTATGTGGGTCAGGATCAGGTGAATGCAGAGGAATACCGACAGGGAATCACGGTCATCCGGTCAAGGGTAATTGCAGAGGAGATTGCTGCTGAGGCAGGGGTTGATGAGATGTCCGTTCTTGTGGATATCCCTGCCTTTCCCTCAGAGATGCGGATGGGGGTTCTGGTCAGAAACCATTATGATCTGACATCTCTTGAAGAGCTCTCCCCCCTCCTGACTGCTCTCAACAAAGCACGAAGAAGTCAGTGGCGTCTGGGGATTTATACCATACCAGGTCAGCAGAATGCCGTCGCGGATGCAGCAGGCAGGGTATTATCGATCAAAAAGCCAACTAAACAGGACAGACTAATTCTATAG
- a CDS encoding UbiX family flavin prenyltransferase has protein sequence MKKRFVVAVTGASGMVYARRLLEVLQDKAEVHLIISDIALRIAEYEGVDFSGFDVVYADNDNMFADLASGSFRYDGMVIIPCSMKTLAAIASGFSDNLITRTADVCLKERRTCILMPREMPLSRIHLKNMLCLDEAGATIMVISPAFYTRPQSIEDLVDMVVARVLDHMNVDHTLSTRWKGEY, from the coding sequence ATGAAGAAACGATTTGTTGTGGCAGTTACCGGTGCAAGCGGTATGGTGTATGCACGGCGCCTTCTGGAAGTGCTCCAGGACAAAGCAGAAGTGCATCTCATCATATCGGATATTGCACTGCGTATCGCTGAATATGAAGGGGTGGATTTCTCCGGGTTTGATGTTGTCTATGCAGATAATGACAATATGTTCGCCGATCTTGCGAGCGGGTCATTCCGGTATGACGGCATGGTCATCATTCCGTGCAGTATGAAGACGCTTGCTGCTATTGCTTCAGGATTTTCGGATAATCTTATTACACGAACGGCAGATGTCTGCCTGAAAGAGAGAAGAACGTGTATTCTGATGCCCCGTGAGATGCCCCTTTCCCGGATTCACCTGAAGAATATGCTCTGCCTTGATGAAGCAGGAGCCACAATCATGGTTATCAGCCCGGCATTTTACACACGGCCGCAATCAATCGAGGACCTTGTCGATATGGTGGTGGCCCGTGTCCTTGATCATATGAATGTCGACCATACCCTCAGTACACGATGGAAAGGTGAATATTAA